One genomic segment of Motacilla alba alba isolate MOTALB_02 chromosome 1A, Motacilla_alba_V1.0_pri, whole genome shotgun sequence includes these proteins:
- the LOC119708857 gene encoding basic proline-rich protein-like isoform X3 has protein sequence MHGQAQEGGAASPRTPRFPWIPHSPGQAALPHLLPGLHPIPREPRPSWGLQSPPHRIPQALLSPGVSHPDTAPPGSRTQRFHPFPPRAPHTRWMPHPRISPLPGYCVPGTEFCSDTESLPAPPPPPAPPGHRIPSLPPAARPDRAARPSRWPDSKVKAKPLGPHRDGDGGRETPRSSRWKPGLLPPGRCHGTAAALRDRRSPAAPRRRRHRYHQCQPEFQPLSSFQSVTCATST, from the coding sequence ATGCACGGCCAGGCACAGGAGGGAGGAGCTGCATCCCCCAGGACACCGCGATTCCCTTGGATACCACATTCCCCCGGGCAGGCAGCGCTGCCTCATCTCCTGCCGGGATTGCACCCCATCCCAAGAGAACCACGACCCTCCTGGGGTTTGCAGTCACCCCCACATCGCATCCCCCAGGCACTGCTCTCTCCGGGGGTATCCCATCCCGACACTGCACCCCCCGGCTCACGAACCCAAAGATTCCATCCTTTTCCTCCCAGGGCGCCTCACACCCGCTGGATGCCGCATCCCCGTATTTCACCCCTTCCCGGCTATTGCGTCCCCGGCACCGAATTCTGCTCGGATACCGAATCCCTCCCGGCACCGCCGCCCCCACCCGCCCCTCCGGGACACcgcatcccctccctgcccccggCTGCCCGTCCCGACAGGGCGGCGCGTCCCTCCCGGTGGCCCGACTCGAAAGTGAAAGCGAAACCTCTCGGGCCGCACCGGGACGGCGACGGCGGCAGGGAAACGCCACGGAGCTCCCGCTGGAAGCCGGGGCTGCTGCCCCCGGGCCGGTGCCATGGCACCGCCGCTGCTCTGCGGGATCGCCGCTCTCCTGCTGCTCCGCGCCGCCGCCGACACCG